One window of the Brevundimonas goettingensis genome contains the following:
- a CDS encoding class I SAM-dependent DNA methyltransferase, whose translation MVQRMNPVEIEEAVSNLALEPFDAAEFPFQFLIAFDNPATTIKRLRTGSTNQSDVPGGVLQRNNIHIATCAPGAVDDTLKALRDSPKTASAKAKFIVATDGAWFQAEDLNGGGTVACTYAEFPDHFGFFLPLAGITTVKEIRESSFDVKATGRLNKLYVQLLKENPDWASIERQHDMNHFMARLIFCFFAEDTDIFLTEGLFIKTVEQMSAGDAAMTHEVIGEIFRAMDTKPADREAADLPRYASKFPYVNGQLFSGSTEAPRFSKVARSYLMHIGSLNWRKINPDIFGSMIQAVTDEDERGSLGMHYTSVPNILKVLNPLFLDDLREKLVEAGDSPQKLLNLRKRMARIRVFDPACGSGNFLVIAYKAMREIEFEINKRRGEPDRRSDIPLTNFRGIELRDFPAEIARLALIIAEYQSDVTYRGQKEAIAEFLPLGAENWITCGNALRLDWLSVCPPTGTGVRVTSDDLFQTPLDQAEIDFENEGGETYICGNPPYKGRNKKEEDQKSDLFALLGSRTDKHKSLDYVAAWFVKLSDFMRYVPNAGGAFVATNSICQGEQVPILWPIVFSAGQRISFAHRSFRWANLASNNAGVTVVIVGLSSQDGPRFIYDDGQRKEVGVIGPYLAAGSDQVVQPLQKPIGDRPQMYIGNMAKDGGHLIFEQSEKKDLLGKHAVPSSLIKDFWGAQEVISGVPRCCLWLIDADLNLVLENDFVRSQVDKVAKFRRESKAPSTRDKAPISHRFVQLSPASGKTAIIIPAITSENRDYLPVTVASDGAVIGHKCYAIYDQPLWVMSLIASRLHWVWIGTVCARLELRFSYSNTMGWNTFPVPSLTQQNKADLIRCAENIVLAREAHFPATLGDLYEPNDMPEDLRRAHEANDELLERIYIGRRFRNDTERLEKLFELYSKMTTKPGGPTKVAA comes from the coding sequence ATGGTCCAGCGCATGAATCCCGTTGAGATTGAAGAAGCTGTATCCAACCTCGCGCTTGAACCGTTCGACGCGGCCGAGTTCCCGTTTCAGTTTCTGATCGCCTTCGACAACCCAGCAACCACGATCAAGCGGCTGAGGACTGGATCGACCAATCAGTCCGACGTGCCGGGCGGCGTCCTACAGCGCAACAACATCCATATCGCCACCTGCGCGCCTGGCGCCGTGGACGACACCCTAAAGGCCTTGCGCGACAGCCCTAAGACCGCCTCGGCCAAGGCCAAGTTCATCGTTGCGACGGACGGCGCGTGGTTCCAAGCGGAAGACCTGAACGGCGGCGGCACGGTCGCTTGCACCTACGCCGAGTTCCCCGATCACTTCGGCTTCTTCCTGCCGCTGGCTGGGATCACCACGGTCAAGGAAATCCGCGAAAGCTCGTTCGATGTGAAGGCGACGGGTCGTCTTAACAAGCTCTACGTCCAGCTTCTGAAGGAAAACCCGGACTGGGCGTCCATCGAGCGTCAGCACGACATGAACCACTTCATGGCGCGGCTGATTTTCTGCTTCTTCGCCGAGGACACCGACATCTTCCTGACCGAAGGGCTGTTCATCAAGACAGTCGAACAGATGTCGGCCGGCGATGCCGCCATGACCCACGAGGTTATCGGCGAGATTTTCCGCGCCATGGACACCAAGCCGGCGGATCGCGAGGCGGCTGACCTCCCGCGGTATGCGAGCAAGTTCCCGTATGTGAACGGTCAGCTTTTCAGCGGCAGCACTGAGGCGCCCCGGTTCAGCAAAGTGGCGCGCTCTTACCTGATGCACATCGGGAGCCTGAACTGGCGGAAGATCAACCCGGACATCTTCGGGTCGATGATCCAGGCGGTGACCGACGAGGATGAGCGCGGCTCGCTGGGCATGCACTACACCAGCGTCCCCAACATCCTGAAGGTGCTGAATCCGCTCTTCCTCGACGATCTGCGCGAAAAGCTCGTTGAGGCCGGCGACAGCCCTCAAAAGCTACTGAACCTCCGCAAACGCATGGCTCGGATTAGGGTGTTCGACCCGGCGTGTGGGTCGGGCAATTTCCTGGTGATCGCCTACAAGGCGATGCGCGAGATCGAGTTCGAGATCAACAAGCGACGCGGAGAGCCGGATCGTCGTTCCGACATTCCTCTCACCAACTTCCGGGGGATCGAGCTTCGCGACTTTCCGGCTGAGATCGCACGGCTCGCCCTCATCATCGCCGAGTATCAGTCTGACGTGACCTATCGTGGACAGAAGGAGGCGATTGCCGAGTTCCTGCCGCTCGGCGCGGAGAACTGGATCACTTGCGGCAACGCCTTGCGCCTGGACTGGTTGAGCGTCTGCCCTCCAACAGGCACTGGCGTAAGAGTCACCTCGGATGATCTTTTCCAGACTCCACTCGACCAAGCCGAGATCGACTTCGAGAACGAGGGAGGCGAAACCTACATCTGCGGTAACCCCCCCTACAAAGGAAGAAACAAGAAGGAAGAAGATCAAAAATCAGACCTGTTCGCACTTCTTGGCAGTCGAACCGATAAGCACAAGAGTTTGGACTATGTTGCCGCGTGGTTCGTGAAGCTGAGTGATTTTATGAGGTATGTTCCGAACGCGGGCGGTGCGTTTGTCGCGACTAACTCGATATGTCAGGGCGAACAGGTGCCTATTCTTTGGCCGATAGTGTTCTCTGCCGGCCAGCGGATATCGTTCGCGCATCGTTCTTTTAGGTGGGCAAATCTGGCTTCCAACAATGCTGGCGTGACTGTCGTTATCGTCGGTCTTTCAAGTCAGGATGGCCCACGATTCATATATGATGACGGGCAACGGAAGGAAGTTGGGGTGATCGGTCCCTATTTGGCGGCAGGGTCAGATCAAGTCGTTCAGCCGTTGCAGAAGCCGATTGGCGACAGGCCGCAAATGTATATCGGCAACATGGCAAAGGACGGAGGCCACCTCATATTTGAGCAGTCCGAGAAGAAGGACTTGCTGGGTAAACACGCTGTTCCGTCGTCACTGATCAAAGATTTTTGGGGCGCGCAGGAGGTGATCTCTGGAGTTCCTCGGTGTTGTCTCTGGCTGATTGATGCTGACCTCAACCTTGTGCTTGAGAATGATTTCGTGCGGTCGCAAGTAGATAAAGTTGCGAAGTTCAGGCGAGAGAGCAAGGCACCCTCTACGCGAGACAAGGCCCCAATATCTCACCGGTTCGTCCAGCTTTCTCCGGCCTCTGGAAAAACAGCAATTATCATCCCCGCTATCACTTCCGAGAATCGGGACTACTTGCCCGTCACCGTAGCGAGTGACGGGGCGGTCATTGGACATAAATGTTACGCAATTTACGATCAGCCACTTTGGGTGATGTCTTTGATTGCATCGCGTCTTCATTGGGTTTGGATTGGCACTGTTTGCGCGCGTTTGGAACTGCGCTTCTCATACTCAAATACGATGGGTTGGAATACATTTCCGGTCCCCAGCCTAACTCAGCAGAATAAGGCTGACCTTATCCGCTGCGCCGAGAACATCGTGCTCGCCCGCGAGGCACACTTCCCGGCTACACTCGGTGACCTCTACGAACCAAACGACATGCCCGAAGACCTTCGCCGCGCCCACGAGGCCAATGACGAGTTGTTAGAACGCATCTACATCGGGCGGCGATTTCGCAATGACACTGAGCGGCTGGAGAAGCTGTTCGAACTTTACTCCAAGATGACCACCAAGCCCGGTGGCCCGACCAAGGTTGCCGCGTGA
- a CDS encoding DEAD/DEAH box helicase, with protein sequence MTTAKPIPAVSFTTARTGASAKANELGMRPMQERAYARRGEQYLLIKSPPASGKSRALMFIALDKLHNQGLKQAIIVVPEKSIGGSFADEPLSKFGFWADWTVKPQWNLCNAPGPDEQRVDPSKVKAVGQFLASEDKVLVCTHATFRFAVDQLGVEAFDGRLIAVDEFHHVSANPDNRLGAQLAEFIRRGKAHIVAMTGSYFRGDAAPVLMPEDENRFETVTYTYYEQLNGYEHLKSLNIGYFFYSGRYLTAIEAVLDPSKKTIVHIPSVNSRESTADKIKEVEHIMHCLGEWLGADPTTGFHRVKLEDGRIIKIADLVDDGDQAKRAKVLTALKDPSHKNDRDHVDIILALGMAKEGFDWIWCEHALTVGYRSSLTEIIQIIGRATRDAPGKESASFTNLIAEPDASEGAVVDAINDTLKAIAASLLMEQVLAPRFNFTPKDHGKIEGFDYGDDGYQEGKANVGFNDQTGQFHFEIGGLVQPKSPEATRVCQEDLNEVITAFVQDKTALERGLFDEETVPEELTQVRMGKIVRDKYPDMSAEDQEAIRQHAIAALNLTQKAKELAATPDTPGEPKANTALLDGVRRLAIEVKELDIDLIDRINPFETAYAVLAKSMNEATLKQVQSVISAKRTTLSPEEAKDYAARAVRFRRERGRSPLMDAADEWERTLAEGAAAFMRYDREGKYG encoded by the coding sequence ATGACCACGGCCAAACCCATTCCCGCCGTCAGCTTCACGACGGCCCGCACCGGCGCATCTGCCAAGGCCAACGAACTCGGTATGCGTCCGATGCAGGAGCGCGCCTACGCCAGGCGAGGAGAACAGTATCTGCTGATCAAGTCGCCGCCGGCTTCGGGCAAGTCGCGCGCGCTGATGTTCATCGCGCTGGACAAGCTTCACAACCAGGGCCTCAAACAGGCGATCATTGTCGTGCCGGAGAAGTCAATCGGCGGCAGCTTCGCGGATGAGCCGCTGTCGAAGTTCGGCTTCTGGGCCGACTGGACGGTGAAGCCTCAGTGGAACCTCTGCAACGCGCCCGGCCCTGACGAACAGCGCGTTGATCCATCGAAGGTGAAGGCGGTCGGCCAGTTCTTGGCCAGCGAAGACAAGGTGCTTGTCTGCACCCACGCCACTTTCCGGTTCGCCGTGGACCAGCTTGGGGTCGAGGCGTTCGACGGAAGGCTGATCGCCGTGGACGAATTCCATCATGTCTCGGCCAACCCCGACAATCGGCTGGGCGCCCAACTTGCCGAGTTCATCCGGCGCGGCAAGGCGCACATCGTGGCGATGACAGGGAGCTATTTCCGGGGCGACGCGGCACCGGTGCTGATGCCCGAGGACGAGAATAGGTTCGAGACCGTCACCTACACCTACTACGAGCAACTGAACGGCTACGAGCACCTCAAGTCGCTGAACATCGGCTATTTCTTCTACAGCGGCCGGTATCTAACCGCCATCGAAGCCGTGCTTGATCCGTCGAAGAAGACCATCGTCCACATCCCATCAGTGAACTCGCGCGAGAGCACGGCGGACAAGATCAAGGAGGTGGAGCACATCATGCACTGCCTCGGCGAATGGCTGGGCGCCGACCCGACGACCGGATTCCATCGTGTGAAGCTGGAGGACGGCCGGATCATCAAGATCGCCGATCTGGTCGATGATGGCGATCAGGCGAAACGCGCCAAAGTGCTGACCGCCTTGAAAGACCCGTCGCATAAGAACGACCGCGACCATGTGGACATCATCTTGGCTCTCGGCATGGCCAAGGAAGGCTTCGACTGGATTTGGTGCGAGCATGCCCTGACGGTCGGTTACCGCTCCAGCCTGACCGAGATCATCCAGATCATCGGCCGCGCCACCCGCGACGCGCCCGGCAAGGAAAGCGCATCCTTTACCAATCTGATTGCGGAGCCAGACGCCTCGGAAGGTGCCGTCGTCGATGCCATCAACGACACCCTGAAGGCCATAGCCGCGAGCCTTCTGATGGAGCAGGTGTTGGCGCCGCGCTTCAACTTCACGCCGAAGGACCACGGGAAGATCGAGGGCTTCGACTACGGCGACGACGGCTATCAGGAAGGCAAGGCCAACGTCGGCTTTAACGACCAGACGGGCCAGTTCCATTTCGAGATCGGCGGCCTGGTTCAACCGAAAAGCCCCGAGGCGACTCGTGTCTGCCAGGAGGATTTGAACGAGGTCATCACGGCTTTCGTGCAGGATAAGACCGCCCTCGAACGGGGTCTGTTCGACGAGGAGACGGTGCCCGAGGAACTGACCCAAGTCCGCATGGGCAAGATCGTCCGCGACAAGTATCCCGACATGAGTGCCGAGGATCAGGAGGCGATCCGCCAGCACGCCATCGCAGCACTGAACCTAACGCAGAAGGCCAAGGAACTCGCTGCTACGCCTGACACGCCCGGCGAGCCGAAGGCAAACACAGCTTTGTTGGATGGCGTCCGCCGGCTGGCTATTGAGGTCAAGGAACTCGACATCGATCTGATCGACCGCATCAACCCGTTCGAGACCGCCTATGCCGTCCTGGCCAAGTCCATGAACGAAGCCACCCTCAAGCAGGTCCAGTCGGTGATTTCGGCGAAACGCACGACGCTCTCACCCGAGGAGGCCAAGGACTACGCCGCGCGCGCCGTTCGTTTCCGTCGCGAGCGTGGTCGTTCGCCATTGATGGACGCTGCCGATGAGTGGGAGCGGACACTGGCCGAGGGCGCCGCCGCCTTCATGCGCTACGACCGGGAAGGCAAGTATGGCTGA
- a CDS encoding GIY-YIG nuclease family protein has protein sequence MADLSLDDLRAELADFAPAETEAATHTPREERIIAGFEDIVRFFEEHGRAPLHGEDRDIFERLYAVRLDRMRGLEECRTLLAAFDKNGLLNSEAVPVEPEEMDLEALRAELAGSNDQDITKLRHVSSREERQAAEDIAGRERCEDFEVFEPLFAEVQRDLDAGVRVTRRFVRDAGFQKADIREGDFFIVGGQIAYVASVGEPIKAPNGETDARLRVIYSNGTESDLLLRSLQRALYKDDAGRRITEPDAGPLFGGVAEDTAPSAVFGSAADDGEIEDGTIYVLRSLSDQPFVAEHRQVFHKIGVTGGDVAARIAGANKSATYLLADVEVVATYKVYGIQCRKLEALIHKVFAPALFDLTIPDRFGNDVKPREWFLVPISAIDEAVERIRDGSIVEFIYDPQAGRLRRS, from the coding sequence ATGGCTGACCTGAGCCTCGACGACCTGCGCGCCGAACTCGCCGACTTCGCTCCGGCCGAGACTGAGGCGGCGACCCACACACCACGCGAGGAGCGCATCATCGCGGGCTTCGAGGACATAGTGCGCTTCTTCGAAGAGCACGGTCGCGCGCCTCTGCACGGCGAAGATCGCGACATCTTCGAGCGGCTCTACGCCGTGCGCCTGGATCGAATGCGCGGTCTGGAAGAATGCCGGACCCTGCTCGCCGCGTTCGACAAGAACGGTCTCCTGAACTCCGAGGCGGTGCCCGTCGAACCCGAGGAGATGGACCTCGAAGCACTGCGTGCTGAACTCGCCGGCAGTAACGATCAGGACATCACCAAGCTGCGGCACGTCTCGTCGCGCGAAGAGCGTCAGGCCGCCGAAGACATCGCTGGACGTGAGCGTTGCGAGGACTTCGAGGTCTTCGAGCCGCTGTTCGCCGAGGTCCAGCGAGACCTCGATGCGGGCGTGCGTGTCACCCGCCGATTTGTTCGTGACGCCGGCTTCCAGAAGGCCGACATCCGCGAGGGGGATTTCTTCATCGTCGGCGGTCAGATCGCCTACGTCGCGTCGGTAGGAGAACCTATCAAGGCACCGAACGGCGAGACCGACGCGCGTCTGCGCGTGATCTATTCCAACGGCACCGAGAGCGATCTACTGCTCCGCTCATTGCAGCGCGCTCTCTACAAGGACGACGCTGGGCGTCGGATCACTGAACCCGATGCGGGGCCGCTCTTTGGAGGCGTGGCTGAAGACACCGCGCCAAGCGCGGTTTTCGGTAGCGCGGCCGACGACGGCGAGATCGAAGACGGCACGATTTACGTTCTGCGTAGCCTGTCGGACCAGCCGTTCGTCGCGGAACACCGCCAGGTCTTTCACAAGATCGGCGTGACTGGCGGAGACGTGGCCGCACGCATTGCCGGGGCGAACAAGAGCGCGACCTACCTGCTCGCAGACGTAGAGGTCGTCGCCACCTACAAAGTCTACGGCATTCAGTGTCGCAAGCTCGAAGCCCTCATCCACAAAGTGTTCGCGCCCGCGCTTTTCGATCTCACGATCCCTGACCGGTTCGGTAATGACGTGAAGCCGCGCGAGTGGTTCTTGGTGCCAATCAGCGCGATAGATGAGGCCGTGGAGCGCATTCGCGACGGCAGTATCGTCGAGTTCATTTACGACCCACAGGCTGGGCGTTTGCGCCGGTCATAA
- a CDS encoding response regulator translates to MSESVCVFVVDDEALVLLTIEHAMEDGGFDHKTVLSAEDALTLLEKEGETCRALVTDVNLGGKLTGWDVARSAREQLPTLPVVYVTGDSAHEWAAHGVPNSVLISKPFVAAQIVNAVAGLLNTEPSLSAAS, encoded by the coding sequence ATGTCAGAAAGCGTCTGTGTCTTCGTCGTCGATGACGAAGCCCTTGTTCTCCTCACTATCGAGCATGCGATGGAAGATGGAGGCTTTGACCACAAAACAGTCCTCTCAGCCGAAGACGCTCTGACCCTGCTCGAAAAGGAAGGTGAGACCTGTCGGGCCTTGGTCACCGACGTTAACCTCGGCGGCAAGCTCACCGGCTGGGACGTGGCTCGTAGCGCGCGGGAGCAACTCCCGACCTTGCCGGTCGTCTATGTCACAGGTGACAGCGCGCACGAATGGGCCGCGCATGGTGTGCCGAACAGCGTTCTGATCTCCAAACCATTCGTCGCAGCGCAGATCGTCAACGCTGTGGCGGGACTTCTGAACACCGAGCCGTCCCTCTCTGCGGCGAGTTAG
- a CDS encoding GNAT family N-acetyltransferase, with product MSAAVHIRAYSEADLDALIDLFTGSVRQVASRDYSPAQIEAWAPLAVNREQWANRLGGRPTFVAEVAGEIVGFSDLEPDGHIDMLFVHADYQGRGVARALLDHIHAQATKRGIGRLFTEASITARPFFERNGFKLIEAQDVELRGETLRNYRMAK from the coding sequence ATGAGCGCAGCAGTTCACATCCGGGCCTACAGTGAGGCCGATCTCGACGCGCTGATCGACCTGTTTACTGGATCGGTCAGGCAGGTAGCCAGCCGCGACTACAGCCCGGCCCAAATTGAGGCATGGGCGCCGCTTGCGGTGAATCGCGAGCAGTGGGCGAACCGATTGGGAGGCCGACCGACCTTCGTTGCGGAGGTCGCCGGAGAAATTGTGGGCTTCAGTGATCTGGAGCCAGACGGTCACATCGACATGCTGTTCGTTCATGCCGACTACCAAGGCCGAGGAGTCGCGCGCGCTCTGTTGGATCACATTCATGCTCAAGCGACGAAGAGGGGCATTGGCCGCCTGTTCACGGAAGCGAGCATCACTGCTCGCCCATTCTTTGAGCGCAACGGCTTCAAGTTGATCGAAGCGCAGGATGTCGAACTCCGGGGTGAGACCCTCCGAAACTATCGCATGGCGAAGTAG
- a CDS encoding recombinase family protein, which translates to MTGALVGYARTSSAEQRAGLEAQVAELQTAGATKVFQEHVSSVDAQRPQLRAALDWVRDGDTFIVTKPDRLARSVTDLLRIVEDLKARNVTLRIMSMGVDTSTATGVLILQVLGAVSQWEREIMLERQRAGIAKAKAEGRYRGRAPTARAKTPEVLRLKAEGQTVAQIAQSVGISRASVYRAFVEAGA; encoded by the coding sequence ATGACGGGTGCCTTGGTTGGATACGCAAGAACGTCGTCGGCCGAGCAACGAGCCGGCCTGGAGGCACAGGTCGCCGAACTCCAAACCGCCGGCGCCACCAAGGTCTTTCAGGAGCATGTGAGCAGCGTTGATGCTCAGCGTCCACAACTCCGCGCCGCCCTCGATTGGGTGAGAGACGGCGACACCTTCATCGTGACCAAGCCCGACCGTCTGGCCAGAAGCGTCACCGACCTCCTGCGGATCGTCGAAGACCTGAAGGCCCGCAACGTAACGCTTCGGATCATGAGCATGGGCGTCGATACCTCGACCGCGACCGGGGTGCTCATCCTCCAAGTGCTGGGCGCGGTGAGCCAGTGGGAACGCGAGATCATGCTGGAGAGACAGCGTGCCGGGATCGCCAAGGCCAAGGCTGAGGGACGCTATCGAGGACGCGCTCCGACTGCCCGCGCCAAGACGCCCGAGGTCTTGCGTCTGAAGGCTGAAGGCCAGACCGTCGCCCAGATCGCACAGAGCGTCGGGATCAGTCGAGCAAGCGTCTACAGGGCGTTCGTAGAGGCTGGTGCTTAG
- a CDS encoding type 1 periplasmic-binding domain-containing protein → MFVVRLSGPSREDWKAFGKRDDAFQRFAQARRKIIDDELDDVRAVMFQVPGETDARQAVEKIKSGDPDVIMVEKSWITLSADEEAEIMKLIHDMTSEKTP, encoded by the coding sequence GTGTTCGTGGTTCGCCTATCAGGCCCGTCCAGAGAGGACTGGAAAGCGTTTGGGAAGCGCGACGACGCCTTCCAACGCTTCGCCCAAGCTCGGCGGAAGATCATCGACGATGAACTCGATGATGTCCGCGCAGTGATGTTCCAAGTGCCTGGAGAGACTGATGCACGCCAAGCCGTGGAGAAGATCAAGAGTGGCGACCCTGACGTCATCATGGTCGAGAAATCTTGGATCACCCTGTCGGCCGATGAGGAAGCCGAGATCATGAAGCTGATCCACGACATGACCAGCGAAAAGACCCCGTAG
- a CDS encoding site-specific integrase, producing MAGILGKTEVMRSLGTGYRADAVRKARIVAAEFEQQWRDIEAHGTLPVIPTPHERPKIAPTHPAPPADKTLRQAFELFRSDPAKQRTRKTDLHYLNLIELTVGLWGENRTIRSIDREASRELLDVLLWLPSNAEKKFPKLSPLAAARMSKEKGLTGRLSPASVNGYMCKFRAVMNFCQNEGWIERNPAKGLQVIDRVRRRDKRLPFSAEQLRLIFDAPIYRGCVDDWAGYATPGYAHPRRGRFWVPLIALFSGMRMNEICQLHVADIHRLDGVDCFFVTEGPSDADNGKRLKTEASERFIPVHPQLAEIGFLSFVEQRRTAGAVRLFSELQKSSTGYYSDPFSKWFRRFLERAGAAREKTCFHSFRHCYRDALREARIEHEVALALGGWSSGNSSEGGETAAAYGRGYRAQTLYDAMGRIAYPDLDLSHLKPERTG from the coding sequence TTGGCTGGCATCCTCGGCAAGACGGAGGTGATGAGGTCTCTCGGCACCGGCTATCGGGCTGATGCTGTCCGCAAAGCTCGGATCGTCGCAGCAGAGTTCGAGCAACAATGGCGAGACATCGAAGCCCACGGCACTCTGCCGGTTATCCCGACTCCCCACGAGCGTCCAAAGATCGCGCCGACGCATCCGGCACCGCCAGCGGACAAAACGCTTCGCCAAGCCTTCGAACTGTTCCGATCCGATCCTGCAAAGCAGCGCACTCGCAAGACGGACCTTCATTATCTGAATCTCATCGAGTTGACGGTCGGCCTATGGGGCGAGAACCGCACGATCCGGTCCATCGACCGTGAAGCGTCACGCGAGCTTCTCGACGTGCTGCTTTGGTTGCCGTCGAACGCCGAGAAGAAGTTCCCCAAGCTGTCACCGCTGGCGGCTGCAAGGATGTCCAAAGAGAAGGGCCTGACCGGGCGTCTCTCGCCAGCCTCGGTCAACGGCTACATGTGCAAGTTCAGGGCGGTTATGAACTTCTGCCAGAATGAGGGCTGGATCGAGCGGAACCCAGCCAAGGGGCTTCAGGTCATCGACCGGGTGAGACGGCGGGATAAACGCCTACCATTTTCCGCCGAGCAGCTACGCCTGATCTTCGACGCGCCGATCTACCGAGGCTGCGTTGACGATTGGGCCGGATACGCCACGCCCGGCTACGCGCACCCGCGTCGTGGGCGGTTCTGGGTGCCGCTGATCGCCCTATTCTCGGGCATGAGAATGAACGAGATATGCCAGCTACACGTCGCGGACATCCACCGGCTCGATGGCGTGGACTGCTTCTTTGTGACGGAAGGACCGTCTGACGCCGACAACGGCAAACGCTTGAAGACAGAAGCCAGCGAACGGTTCATCCCCGTCCACCCCCAACTGGCCGAGATCGGGTTCCTGTCCTTCGTGGAGCAAAGGCGAACGGCTGGCGCCGTCCGCCTATTTTCCGAACTCCAGAAGTCCAGCACCGGCTACTACAGCGACCCGTTCAGCAAGTGGTTCAGACGCTTCCTTGAGCGCGCTGGGGCGGCTCGCGAAAAGACCTGCTTCCACTCGTTCCGACATTGCTATCGGGACGCTCTACGCGAGGCCCGCATTGAGCATGAGGTTGCCCTCGCACTGGGTGGCTGGTCTTCGGGCAACAGCAGTGAGGGGGGTGAAACCGCCGCAGCGTATGGCCGAGGCTACCGCGCGCAGACGCTCTACGACGCGATGGGCCGGATCGCCTATCCTGATCTGGACCTATCGCACCTCAAGCCGGAACGGACGGGTTAG
- a CDS encoding YggT family protein, producing MGYAIVWLVDTVIGLMILFIVASAILSWLFAFDVINHRNRFVNQVAGFLDAVTRPLLEPFRRVIPSLGGIDISPIVVLLLLNFARILFDRMAAPILIGLLG from the coding sequence ATGGGTTACGCCATCGTCTGGCTGGTCGACACCGTCATCGGCCTGATGATCCTGTTCATCGTCGCCTCGGCCATCCTGAGCTGGCTGTTCGCCTTCGATGTGATCAACCACCGCAACCGGTTCGTGAACCAGGTGGCCGGCTTCCTCGACGCCGTGACCCGGCCCCTGCTGGAGCCTTTCCGCCGGGTCATCCCGTCGCTGGGCGGGATCGACATCTCGCCGATCGTGGTGCTGCTGCTGCTCAATTTCGCCCGCATCCTGTTCGACCGGATGGCCGCGCCGATCCTGATCGGCCTGCTGGGCTAG
- a CDS encoding 3-hydroxybutyryl-CoA dehydrogenase, translating into MTTIGTVAVIGAGQMGVGISHAVALGGYSVRLYDIAAARLPVAVGEIAANLARQVGKGTVTQADADAALARIQTTDSLAEAGSADLVIEVAVEDEAVKKALYAELVPHLAAHTLLASNTSSISITRLASATDRADRFIGLHFMKPAPVMGLVEIIRGIATSADTYDTAVAFAESLGKTTTNAEDFPAFIVNRILVPMMNEAIFTLYEGVGDVASIDKALKLGANHPMGPLELADFMGLDVVLAIMNVLYDGLADSKYRPCPLLVKYVEAGWLGRKSGRGFYDYSGPSPVPTR; encoded by the coding sequence ATGACCACGATCGGAACAGTCGCCGTTATCGGCGCCGGACAGATGGGCGTCGGGATTTCCCACGCCGTGGCTCTGGGCGGCTATTCCGTGCGGCTCTACGACATCGCCGCGGCGCGCCTGCCGGTAGCCGTGGGCGAGATCGCCGCCAACCTGGCCCGCCAGGTGGGCAAGGGCACGGTGACCCAGGCCGACGCCGACGCCGCCCTGGCCCGCATCCAGACCACCGACAGCCTGGCCGAGGCCGGATCGGCCGATCTGGTCATCGAGGTCGCGGTCGAGGACGAGGCGGTCAAGAAGGCCCTCTACGCCGAACTGGTCCCGCATCTGGCGGCCCATACCCTGCTGGCCTCCAACACCTCTTCCATCTCGATCACCCGCCTGGCCTCGGCGACGGATCGGGCCGACCGCTTCATCGGCCTGCATTTCATGAAGCCGGCCCCGGTCATGGGCCTGGTCGAGATCATCCGCGGCATCGCCACCTCTGCGGACACCTATGACACCGCTGTCGCCTTCGCCGAGAGCCTGGGCAAGACCACCACCAACGCCGAGGACTTCCCGGCCTTCATCGTCAACCGTATTCTGGTGCCGATGATGAACGAGGCGATCTTCACCCTCTATGAGGGCGTCGGCGACGTGGCCTCGATCGACAAGGCGCTCAAACTGGGCGCCAACCACCCGATGGGTCCGCTGGAGCTGGCCGACTTCATGGGGCTGGACGTGGTCCTGGCCATCATGAACGTGCTCTACGACGGTCTGGCCGACAGCAAATACCGCCCCTGCCCCCTGCTGGTGAAATATGTCGAGGCCGGCTGGCTGGGACGCAAGTCGGGCCGCGGCTTCTACGACTATTCCGGCCCCAGCCCCGTTCCGACACGGTAG